A section of the Streptomyces sp. Je 1-369 genome encodes:
- a CDS encoding PP2C family protein-serine/threonine phosphatase: protein MPSHVFADHAAAQPPERGTVDALISQTRRLRGEVDAVRRDAVTDRGDPAGRWQRALCDLAVHQLNDLDDHLAQLRDGPPRTGGEPVAPVVPESAEPGRGSLLSRVGSAEWNLLTDEATWSGELYDILGRDPAAPPLSLDEFPSLVHPDDQPLLTSMVTDCLIDGKPIDGEFRILRSDGRERQVHMMGEPVLAADGSTASMWAVLRDVSELRRSQRVVRESRDSLQRHHDIAQTEHRLAVALQEAVLPPWRGSLRLPHGGPGRLDLAAQYLPSATSALIGGDWYDAMELPCGDALLSVGDLTGHGVAVTSGMAMLLGALRGMAVAGAQPGHLAQPGQIMGWLNQLLDATVQPALGSAVCCRFDPATHVLTWAQAGHPAPLLFRDGTGRTLTPPHGVLLGATSGAKYEQADEQLRPGDLLLLHTDGLVPRRDRDTATGLLLSLAPRFAKARTAQDCVRTVVEEFGAAPREDDACLLVARV, encoded by the coding sequence ATGCCGTCCCATGTCTTTGCGGACCACGCAGCCGCCCAACCGCCCGAGCGCGGCACGGTCGATGCGCTGATCTCGCAGACGCGCCGGCTCCGCGGCGAGGTCGACGCCGTGCGACGCGACGCCGTGACGGACCGCGGGGACCCGGCGGGGCGCTGGCAGCGGGCCCTGTGCGACCTGGCGGTCCATCAGCTCAACGACCTCGACGATCATCTGGCCCAGCTGCGCGACGGCCCGCCGCGAACGGGCGGGGAGCCCGTGGCGCCGGTCGTCCCGGAGTCCGCAGAGCCGGGCCGGGGTTCCCTCCTGAGCCGGGTGGGCAGCGCCGAGTGGAACCTCCTCACCGACGAGGCGACCTGGTCCGGGGAGCTCTACGACATCCTCGGCCGCGACCCCGCCGCTCCCCCGCTCTCCCTCGACGAGTTCCCGTCCCTCGTCCACCCCGACGACCAGCCCCTGCTGACCTCGATGGTCACGGACTGCCTCATCGACGGAAAACCCATCGACGGCGAGTTCCGCATCCTGCGCTCCGACGGCCGGGAGCGCCAGGTGCACATGATGGGCGAACCCGTGCTGGCCGCCGACGGCTCCACCGCATCCATGTGGGCCGTCCTGCGGGACGTCAGCGAACTGCGCCGCAGCCAGCGCGTCGTGCGGGAGAGCCGCGACTCGCTCCAGCGCCACCACGACATCGCGCAGACCGAGCACCGCCTCGCCGTAGCCCTGCAAGAAGCGGTCCTGCCGCCCTGGCGCGGCTCCCTGCGCCTGCCGCACGGCGGGCCGGGACGGCTCGACCTCGCCGCTCAGTACCTCCCTTCCGCGACCAGCGCGCTCATCGGCGGAGACTGGTACGACGCGATGGAACTGCCCTGCGGCGACGCCCTGCTGAGCGTCGGCGACCTCACCGGGCACGGCGTCGCCGTTACCTCCGGCATGGCGATGCTGCTCGGCGCGCTGCGCGGCATGGCGGTCGCCGGTGCGCAGCCCGGCCACCTCGCACAGCCCGGCCAGATCATGGGCTGGCTGAACCAGCTGCTGGATGCCACGGTTCAGCCCGCCCTCGGCAGCGCCGTCTGTTGCCGTTTCGATCCCGCCACGCACGTACTCACCTGGGCGCAGGCCGGGCACCCCGCCCCGCTGCTGTTCCGCGACGGGACAGGGCGCACACTGACGCCACCGCACGGCGTGCTCCTGGGCGCGACCTCCGGCGCGAAGTACGAGCAGGCCGATGAGCAACTGCGGCCCGGAGACCTGTTGCTGCTGCACACCGACGGCCTGGTGCCGCGGCGCGACAGGGACACGGCGACGGGCCTGCTGCTCTCCCTCGCGCCCCGTTTCGCCAAGGCGCGTACGGCACAGGACTGCGTGCGGACCGTCGTCGAGGAATTCGGCGCGGCACCTCGTGAGGACGACGCCTGCCTGTTGGTCGCGCGGGTCTGA
- a CDS encoding flavodoxin domain-containing protein, producing the protein MLSKVLVAYGTTNGSTARIAEAIADVLRRNGLDADALPAGSVADVDSYDAVVLGGALYADRWHKDARRFARRHRRALATRPLWLFSSGPLDAAAAQHEIPPVRGAKAVLFRFDAEEHRTFGGCLEEGAKGFIARKIVAAGKGGDFRDFAQIEAWAQRIADAVSGIRPAVSSEERTERG; encoded by the coding sequence ATGCTCAGCAAGGTGCTGGTCGCCTACGGGACGACCAATGGTTCGACCGCGCGGATAGCCGAAGCCATCGCCGACGTGCTGCGCCGGAACGGACTCGATGCCGATGCGCTCCCGGCCGGGTCCGTGGCCGACGTGGATTCCTACGACGCCGTGGTGCTGGGCGGCGCGCTCTATGCCGACCGCTGGCACAAGGACGCCCGTCGGTTCGCCCGCCGGCACCGCCGCGCGCTGGCCACGCGGCCGTTGTGGCTCTTCAGCAGCGGCCCGCTCGACGCCGCGGCAGCACAGCACGAGATACCGCCCGTGCGGGGAGCGAAGGCAGTGCTGTTCCGGTTCGACGCGGAGGAGCACCGCACCTTCGGCGGATGCCTGGAAGAAGGCGCCAAAGGGTTCATCGCGCGAAAGATCGTGGCGGCCGGCAAGGGCGGGGACTTCCGGGACTTCGCGCAGATCGAGGCGTGGGCGCAACGCATCGCTGACGCGGTGTCCGGCATTCGTCCTGCGGTGAGTTCCGAAGAACGTACGGAGAGGGGCTGA
- a CDS encoding Gmad2 immunoglobulin-like domain-containing protein — protein sequence MTNRIDQPRKLDLVGNPIHLGGMGTGYEATLNYRVGDGHDEVTGHFQVGGGTGEHGQFHVAVDVAHAAFKSDQLLVQVFEVSPKDGSEVHVVTLPVIYGPRIKPGYYGYREHKVVRGDTLSGLAKTYYGDASLFQYIVRANPDQITDPNKITPGQVLRIPIGRK from the coding sequence ATGACGAACCGCATCGACCAGCCGCGCAAACTCGACCTGGTGGGGAACCCGATCCACCTGGGCGGCATGGGCACCGGCTATGAGGCCACGCTCAACTACCGCGTCGGGGACGGCCACGACGAGGTGACGGGGCACTTCCAGGTGGGCGGCGGCACCGGTGAGCACGGCCAGTTCCACGTCGCCGTCGACGTCGCACACGCGGCGTTCAAGTCCGACCAGCTCCTGGTCCAGGTCTTCGAGGTCAGCCCCAAGGACGGCAGCGAGGTCCACGTCGTCACCCTCCCGGTCATCTACGGCCCGCGCATCAAGCCGGGTTACTACGGCTACCGGGAGCACAAGGTCGTCAGGGGCGACACACTCTCCGGACTGGCGAAGACCTACTACGGAGACGCCTCCCTCTTCCAGTACATCGTCCGCGCCAACCCCGACCAGATCACCGACCCGAACAAGATCACGCCGGGGCAGGTGCTGCGCATACCCATCGGACGCAAGTGA
- a CDS encoding universal stress protein codes for MPAAPRAPVVVGIGADTSCEGALAWGADEADRLSLPLRVIVALGHPARRSPPASPRPRAGRRAQDPPEVPVGQALAFVKTRLPHLEVSARLAPDDLAPVLGEQARTAATLVFDSRRANRRTALFTGSTVRFSVFAHAKCPVVVLPVPEGDRGRPYFVVGADLDRDGRRHSAAALHHAFERAARQDAELRVLHVWHPPVLGVLDERAALRECRRMLADTVAGLQTLHPAVHVRHAVLRGPVAEVLTEESARSLGLIVGIRRRGGASRLPAGSVVIRALPRARCPVIAVPRTGTYAHPEGRSRVSRPAHPGRCGRHLDRLRRLSHVVRPSRLRRLGRRAVRRRVRLLARVARLLPSRPR; via the coding sequence ATGCCAGCAGCCCCGCGCGCGCCCGTCGTGGTCGGTATCGGCGCCGATACGTCCTGTGAGGGCGCCTTGGCGTGGGGCGCCGACGAGGCCGACCGGCTCAGCCTGCCGCTTCGCGTCATCGTCGCCCTGGGGCATCCGGCCCGCCGCTCCCCGCCCGCGTCTCCGCGCCCGCGCGCGGGACGCCGGGCCCAGGACCCCCCGGAGGTGCCCGTCGGTCAGGCCCTCGCCTTCGTCAAGACCCGCCTCCCCCACCTGGAGGTCTCCGCACGGCTCGCCCCGGACGACCTGGCCCCGGTGCTGGGCGAGCAGGCCCGCACGGCCGCCACCCTGGTCTTCGACTCGCGGCGAGCGAACAGGAGGACGGCGCTGTTCACCGGCAGCACCGTGCGGTTCTCCGTCTTCGCGCACGCCAAGTGTCCCGTGGTGGTCCTGCCGGTGCCCGAAGGTGACCGCGGGCGGCCGTACTTCGTCGTCGGTGCGGACCTCGACCGGGACGGTCGCCGGCACTCCGCGGCCGCACTCCATCACGCCTTCGAGAGGGCCGCGCGGCAGGACGCGGAGTTGCGGGTCCTGCACGTGTGGCATCCCCCTGTCCTCGGCGTTCTGGACGAACGGGCGGCCCTGCGGGAGTGCCGCCGCATGCTGGCGGACACCGTGGCGGGCCTGCAGACCCTGCACCCGGCGGTGCACGTGCGGCACGCGGTTCTCCGCGGCCCGGTGGCGGAGGTACTGACCGAGGAATCCGCGCGGTCGCTCGGGCTGATCGTGGGCATCCGCAGACGCGGCGGTGCGTCCCGCCTGCCGGCCGGCTCGGTCGTCATCCGTGCCCTCCCCCGAGCCCGGTGTCCGGTCATCGCCGTGCCGCGGACGGGCACGTATGCGCACCCGGAGGGACGGTCACGCGTCAGCCGACCGGCTCACCCGGGCCGCTGCGGCCGCCACCTGGACCGCTTGCGCCGCCTGAGCCACGTGGTCCGCCCGAGCCGCCTGCGCCGCCTGGGCCGGAGAGCCGTCCGGCGCCGCGTCCGCCTGCTCGCCCGCGTCGCCCGGCTCCTGCCGAGTCGCCCACGCTGA
- a CDS encoding cytochrome P450 family protein translates to MNPTGGCPHADNARLLARGAVAPVVLPGEVAGMAVLGHDALREFLAHPDVAKNALHFTALQTGGVPAAWPLKTFATVPGMTTADGADHKRLRSLVSRAFTARRVAELGPRIEELTSELLDGLDRAAAEGDGVADLRTHFALPLPMGVICELFGVDAGHQDRLHHLSDQIVATDIGPEQASAANHEMVDVLADIVAVRRKNPRDDLTSALIAAREENGDRLGPHELLGTLMLMIIAGHETTLNLITNAVRALCTHRDQLDLVTSGRASWADVVEETLRWDSPVSYFPFRYPTRDLTLDGTVIPKGTPVLAGYSAAGRDPKTHGPDADDFTLTRTVSARHLSLGHGAHYCLGAPLARLEATVALERLFTRFPRLDLAVPDAELARHASFVGNSVRRLPVRLHG, encoded by the coding sequence ATGAACCCGACCGGCGGCTGCCCGCACGCGGACAACGCCCGGCTGCTCGCCCGGGGCGCGGTCGCTCCGGTGGTCCTGCCCGGCGAGGTCGCGGGCATGGCGGTGCTCGGACACGACGCGCTGCGGGAGTTCCTCGCCCACCCCGACGTCGCCAAGAACGCGCTGCACTTCACCGCGTTGCAGACGGGAGGGGTACCGGCCGCCTGGCCGCTCAAGACCTTCGCCACGGTGCCGGGCATGACCACGGCGGACGGTGCCGACCACAAGCGCCTGCGCTCCCTGGTGAGCCGGGCGTTCACCGCGCGCCGCGTGGCGGAACTGGGACCGCGCATCGAGGAGTTGACCTCCGAGCTGCTCGACGGCCTCGATCGGGCGGCCGCCGAGGGCGACGGAGTCGCGGACCTGCGCACGCACTTCGCGCTGCCGCTGCCGATGGGCGTCATCTGCGAACTGTTCGGCGTGGACGCCGGCCACCAGGACCGTCTGCACCACCTCTCCGACCAGATCGTCGCGACGGACATCGGCCCCGAGCAGGCATCGGCCGCCAACCACGAGATGGTGGACGTGCTGGCCGACATCGTGGCCGTCCGCAGGAAGAACCCCCGCGACGACCTCACGTCCGCCCTGATCGCCGCCCGCGAGGAGAACGGCGACCGGCTCGGCCCGCACGAACTGCTCGGCACCCTGATGCTCATGATCATCGCTGGTCACGAGACGACGCTGAACCTGATCACGAATGCGGTACGCGCCCTGTGCACGCACCGTGACCAGCTCGACCTGGTCACGTCGGGCCGGGCGAGCTGGGCGGACGTGGTCGAGGAGACGCTGCGCTGGGACAGCCCCGTCAGCTACTTCCCCTTCCGCTACCCGACCCGGGACCTGACGCTGGACGGCACCGTCATCCCCAAGGGCACCCCGGTGCTGGCCGGATACTCCGCCGCGGGCCGCGACCCCAAGACCCACGGCCCCGACGCCGACGACTTCACCCTCACCCGTACCGTCTCCGCCCGCCACCTCTCCCTCGGCCACGGCGCGCACTACTGCCTGGGCGCCCCGCTGGCCCGCCTGGAGGCCACCGTCGCCCTCGAGCGACTCTTCACCCGCTTCCCCCGACTGGACCTCGCCGTCCCGGACGCGGAACTGGCGCGCCACGCCTCGTTCGTGGGCAACAGCGTGCGACGGCTGCCCGTACGACTGCACGGCTGA
- a CDS encoding TetR/AcrR family transcriptional regulator codes for MTTSSSTPNPTSRARTPRERYREQTRAEIKQIAVGQLATGGVEGVALLRIAKEIGMSGPALYRYFASRDDLLTELVVDAYQSVAADIQAVDISDVGTSVGDNSPGGRTALHALATAFRDWAVAQPHLYLLIQGTPVPGFRPPDETVAHARAVLGPFLPVFAEGRPSSSVEPLVAEFSRWLRDDTAVAAWVEQWTGLPPDEPAAAVALTGALTAWPQLHGTVGLEAAGQFAGMGHRPATLLAAQVDMLADAFQLP; via the coding sequence ATGACGACATCGAGCTCGACACCGAATCCGACATCACGGGCCCGCACCCCACGGGAGCGGTACCGCGAGCAGACACGCGCGGAGATCAAGCAGATCGCCGTGGGCCAGCTCGCCACCGGCGGTGTGGAGGGCGTGGCGCTACTGCGGATCGCCAAGGAAATCGGCATGTCCGGACCGGCTCTCTACCGCTACTTCGCCAGCCGCGACGACCTGCTCACCGAGCTGGTCGTCGACGCCTACCAGTCGGTCGCCGCCGACATCCAGGCCGTCGACATCTCGGACGTCGGCACCTCGGTCGGCGACAACTCGCCCGGCGGGCGAACGGCACTGCACGCGCTGGCGACGGCCTTCCGGGACTGGGCCGTGGCGCAACCGCACCTCTACCTGCTCATCCAGGGCACCCCGGTCCCCGGCTTCCGTCCGCCGGACGAGACCGTGGCGCATGCCCGCGCCGTCCTGGGCCCCTTCCTCCCCGTCTTCGCCGAGGGGCGGCCGTCGAGCTCCGTCGAACCGCTCGTGGCCGAGTTCAGCCGCTGGCTGCGGGACGACACGGCGGTGGCCGCGTGGGTCGAGCAGTGGACCGGGCTGCCACCCGATGAGCCCGCGGCCGCTGTCGCGTTGACCGGCGCCCTCACCGCCTGGCCCCAACTGCACGGCACCGTCGGCCTGGAAGCGGCCGGTCAGTTCGCCGGCATGGGGCACCGGCCCGCGACGCTGCTCGCCGCACAGGTCGACATGCTGGCCGACGCGTTCCAGCTGCCGTAA
- a CDS encoding NAD-dependent epimerase/dehydratase family protein: MTTTASDLHIVLGAGPAGTTLAGELARRGHEVRLVDRSGDGPAPEGVTRLKGDVGTVDGARAAIKDAAVVYHCVNVAYHLQVDVMPGIQDAVLGAVEAEGARLVVLDTLYPYGETHGRVMTEDTAWQAVGAKGRMRAAMDEKYLAAHQEGRARVVLGRSADFVGPNVLNSTLGGAVFPGALTGTEVYGLGDIDLPHSYTDIRDVAAGLATLGEHPDGDGRVWHLPTAPARTTREVLQLIEKKVGQPLNTVVKPKPVPFGPFDQVFMDSYAELFYQHIEPQIMDSSAIQEAFGLEPIDLDTTLDDTITWYRDFLAARR; this comes from the coding sequence ATGACCACCACAGCATCTGACCTGCACATAGTCCTAGGCGCAGGCCCGGCGGGTACGACGCTGGCGGGCGAGCTGGCCCGCCGCGGGCACGAGGTCCGCCTCGTCGACCGCTCCGGCGACGGCCCCGCTCCCGAGGGCGTCACCCGCCTCAAGGGCGACGTGGGCACTGTCGACGGCGCCAGGGCCGCGATCAAGGATGCCGCCGTCGTCTACCACTGCGTCAACGTGGCCTACCACCTCCAAGTCGACGTCATGCCCGGCATCCAGGACGCGGTGCTCGGTGCCGTCGAGGCCGAGGGCGCCCGCCTGGTCGTCCTCGACACCCTCTATCCGTACGGCGAGACCCACGGACGGGTGATGACCGAGGACACCGCCTGGCAGGCGGTCGGCGCGAAGGGCCGGATGCGTGCCGCGATGGACGAGAAGTACCTGGCGGCACATCAGGAGGGCCGAGCCCGCGTCGTCCTGGGCCGCTCGGCCGACTTCGTGGGCCCCAACGTCCTCAACTCCACCCTCGGCGGCGCCGTCTTCCCCGGCGCGCTGACGGGCACCGAGGTGTACGGCCTGGGCGACATCGACCTGCCGCACAGCTACACCGACATCCGCGACGTGGCCGCGGGCCTGGCCACCCTGGGCGAGCACCCGGACGGCGACGGCCGCGTCTGGCACCTGCCCACCGCCCCGGCCCGTACCACCCGGGAGGTCCTCCAGCTGATCGAGAAGAAGGTCGGGCAGCCGCTGAACACGGTCGTCAAGCCGAAGCCGGTGCCCTTCGGCCCGTTCGACCAGGTCTTCATGGACTCCTACGCCGAGCTGTTCTACCAGCACATCGAACCGCAGATCATGGACTCATCGGCGATCCAGGAGGCGTTCGGCCTCGAGCCCATCGACCTCGACACCACGCTCGACGACACCATCACCTGGTACCGCGACTTCCTCGCCGCGCGACGCTGA
- a CDS encoding terpene synthase family protein, with the protein MVTPSSFHVTPGSRFHLGEVTCTPQARIHPEYPTIYERSTLWTGEYLPMADERARRRLLENDYPAWDAMIFPAPARAERVFHTSRITALLFEVDDLSLLHNGLFGDIVTEWRASSHPYGRAFADLFDTFERNMPPRVYDRFLAAWQTWFEATLEELEYRKSLQVPDLDSYLRARSYTIAMRVYQIAVEYVLDLDLTDLLDADPDFTTAREAAIRHIMLVNDLFSLRTEAFGGEIFNAVMIIRYRNGGRLPEAVDDVRRLIAEADDAFAQVSGRLRDRYPDPDVHRYLDTLGTMCSGNLRWSRTTTRYNGSATAWNGRSTGTVTLHHDRTTIGPAS; encoded by the coding sequence ATGGTCACGCCATCGTCGTTTCACGTCACCCCCGGGTCCCGCTTCCACCTGGGCGAGGTCACCTGTACCCCGCAGGCACGCATCCACCCGGAGTACCCCACGATCTACGAGCGCAGCACCCTGTGGACCGGTGAGTACTTGCCCATGGCCGACGAACGGGCGCGGCGGCGCCTGCTGGAGAACGACTACCCGGCATGGGACGCGATGATCTTTCCTGCGCCGGCGAGGGCCGAGCGCGTGTTCCACACGAGCAGGATCACCGCCCTGCTCTTCGAGGTGGATGACCTCTCGCTGCTGCACAACGGCTTGTTCGGCGACATCGTCACCGAATGGCGGGCCTCCAGCCACCCCTACGGCCGGGCGTTCGCCGACCTCTTCGACACCTTCGAGCGCAACATGCCGCCCCGCGTCTACGACCGCTTCCTGGCCGCGTGGCAGACGTGGTTCGAGGCCACCCTGGAGGAGTTGGAGTACCGCAAGAGCCTCCAAGTCCCGGACCTGGACAGCTACCTGCGGGCACGCAGTTACACCATCGCCATGCGCGTCTACCAGATCGCCGTCGAGTACGTCCTTGACCTGGACCTCACCGACCTCCTCGACGCCGACCCCGACTTCACCACCGCCCGCGAGGCGGCCATCCGCCACATCATGCTGGTCAACGACCTGTTCTCGCTGCGCACCGAGGCCTTCGGCGGCGAGATCTTCAACGCCGTGATGATCATCAGGTATCGCAACGGCGGCCGTCTGCCCGAGGCCGTCGACGACGTCCGCCGACTGATTGCGGAGGCCGACGACGCGTTCGCGCAGGTATCGGGCAGACTGCGCGACCGCTACCCCGACCCCGACGTCCACCGCTACCTCGACACCCTGGGCACCATGTGTTCGGGCAACCTGCGCTGGAGCCGCACCACCACCCGCTACAACGGCAGCGCCACCGCCTGGAACGGCCGGAGCACCGGCACCGTCACCCTCCACCACGACCGCACCACCATCGGCCCGGCCTCCTGA
- a CDS encoding PucR family transcriptional regulator — translation MAATVKAVDAGHPVSVLPREFAAVLRPELPGLIQEVIDEIRRSYPEYAEVLDGPYSRAVHLIVEHNLTNFVDQVAAPGASTVQRDKVCRMFGRFEAYEGRSLDTMQAIFRLGARLALHRAKRVLRRLNLPAGLMLSFADALLAYVDKLIEVSREGYQQARAEMEQGQDIQRQRLLEHLLSDVAAPRATLVELAERAKWQLPDEVTPIAFSADGKPERGAISEDVLVDLAAPHPRALIPGPVDEHRRAFMRAAPHTTRAAVGLTVPLADAAESLRWARRALSLAEAGVLEGDAYIHCEDHLVALSLFADPGLITALAKRQLAPLADLTANQRDRLIYTLRAWLDTRGNVVQMAELLHLHPQTVRYRLRNLEKAFGDLLASPDHRFATELVLRALELRARGTGTARRPGLSAATG, via the coding sequence ATGGCAGCGACAGTCAAGGCGGTGGACGCGGGGCATCCGGTGTCCGTTCTCCCACGCGAGTTCGCCGCGGTGCTGCGGCCCGAACTCCCCGGACTCATCCAGGAAGTCATCGACGAGATCCGCCGCTCCTATCCCGAGTACGCGGAAGTCCTCGACGGCCCGTATTCCCGTGCCGTGCATCTGATCGTCGAGCACAACCTGACGAACTTCGTGGACCAGGTCGCCGCCCCGGGCGCCTCCACCGTGCAACGCGACAAGGTGTGCCGCATGTTCGGGCGCTTCGAGGCGTACGAGGGCCGCAGCCTGGACACGATGCAGGCGATTTTCCGGCTCGGCGCCCGGCTCGCCCTCCACCGCGCCAAGCGGGTGCTGCGGCGGCTCAACCTCCCGGCGGGCCTGATGCTCTCCTTCGCCGACGCCCTGCTGGCGTACGTGGACAAGCTGATCGAGGTCTCCCGCGAGGGCTACCAGCAGGCCCGCGCGGAGATGGAGCAGGGCCAGGACATCCAGCGCCAACGGCTCCTAGAGCATCTGCTGTCGGACGTGGCCGCCCCTCGGGCCACCCTCGTCGAACTCGCCGAGCGCGCCAAGTGGCAGCTGCCCGACGAGGTCACGCCCATCGCGTTCAGCGCGGACGGCAAACCGGAGCGGGGCGCGATCTCCGAGGACGTCCTGGTCGACCTCGCCGCCCCGCACCCGCGCGCCCTGATCCCCGGCCCCGTCGACGAGCACCGCCGCGCGTTCATGCGCGCGGCCCCGCACACCACCCGCGCGGCCGTCGGCCTCACCGTGCCGCTCGCGGACGCGGCGGAGTCCCTGCGCTGGGCCCGAAGAGCCCTGAGCCTCGCCGAGGCGGGTGTCCTGGAGGGCGACGCGTACATCCACTGCGAGGACCACTTGGTGGCCCTCTCCCTCTTCGCCGACCCCGGCCTGATCACGGCCCTCGCCAAGCGGCAGCTGGCCCCCCTCGCCGACCTCACGGCCAACCAGCGCGACCGCCTCATCTACACCCTGCGCGCGTGGCTGGACACCCGCGGCAACGTCGTACAGATGGCAGAACTCCTCCACCTGCACCCCCAGACGGTCCGCTACCGCCTCCGCAACCTTGAGAAGGCCTTCGGCGACCTCCTGGCCTCCCCGGACCACCGCTTCGCCACGGAACTCGTGCTGCGCGCGCTGGAGTTGAGAGCCCGGGGAACCGGGACTGCACGCCGCCCGGGCCTTTCGGCGGCCACGGGCTGA
- a CDS encoding DUF6801 domain-containing protein yields the protein MTGALSGGRTARLAVAAAVACVAGLLPGSGSAARDQREARLTVTYDCGLPSGDRHVDVAFDATFPGRGAVGKPIRPVGVRVRVSLSRTVVAELMPEGTTSVGGTAAVATTVAQGRERARAEWAELASPEVRLPARGAVEVGFGGDVPQVTVGAEGDVTFTVGRLDLVLDPELRDTGAQPAPAARLSCTPARGADTLLATVPVGADPTGTSPAPGTGSADPDDGTSDGTSSDGTPNDPRSGTPKGIDAGPQPRATTDKCPLDPPKGELDPKRLPSPPPGAEVSKLEPTSMCAVPVGFATLRKLKSSAIVNDPRGSGSGARAGRPGLMHLAMRMREVRAPDYVEYDHLGLMQLPDAEGTFLTFGFQPTTAKVRFEPEPATIVNVIRPGKPPVTRVGYRQHLRLYDVRVNGVPLDVGPRCRTSRPVDTVLTGNYPVSEGGLLQGELDIPALAGCGARGEDFDVLLSGAVSGPGNALRIRQGRVCGAGSPCNVPELPAL from the coding sequence ATGACTGGTGCCCTGAGCGGCGGGCGCACCGCACGGCTGGCCGTGGCCGCCGCCGTGGCCTGCGTGGCCGGTCTGCTGCCCGGCTCGGGCTCCGCCGCGCGGGATCAGCGGGAGGCCCGGCTCACGGTCACGTATGACTGCGGGCTGCCCTCCGGAGACCGGCACGTCGATGTCGCCTTCGACGCCACGTTTCCCGGGCGTGGTGCCGTCGGGAAGCCGATCAGGCCGGTGGGCGTGCGGGTGCGGGTGAGTCTGTCGCGGACTGTCGTGGCTGAACTGATGCCCGAGGGGACGACGTCGGTCGGGGGAACGGCCGCGGTCGCCACGACCGTCGCGCAGGGGCGTGAGCGGGCGCGGGCCGAGTGGGCGGAGCTGGCCTCCCCAGAGGTACGGCTGCCCGCGCGCGGTGCCGTCGAGGTCGGCTTCGGCGGCGACGTACCGCAGGTGACGGTCGGGGCCGAGGGCGATGTCACGTTCACGGTCGGGCGACTGGACCTCGTGCTCGACCCCGAACTGCGCGATACGGGCGCCCAGCCCGCCCCGGCCGCCCGCCTGTCCTGCACCCCGGCCCGAGGCGCGGACACCCTGCTCGCCACCGTCCCGGTCGGGGCCGACCCCACCGGGACATCCCCGGCGCCGGGCACCGGCTCCGCCGATCCGGACGACGGCACCTCCGACGGCACCTCCTCCGACGGAACCCCGAACGACCCCCGAAGCGGCACCCCGAAAGGCATCGACGCGGGCCCCCAGCCCCGGGCCACCACCGACAAGTGCCCCCTCGACCCGCCCAAGGGCGAGCTCGACCCGAAGCGGCTGCCGTCGCCGCCGCCCGGCGCGGAGGTCAGCAAGCTGGAGCCGACCTCGATGTGCGCCGTACCGGTGGGCTTCGCCACCCTGCGCAAGCTGAAGAGCTCGGCCATCGTCAACGACCCACGCGGCAGCGGAAGCGGGGCCCGCGCCGGTCGGCCCGGACTCATGCATCTCGCCATGCGCATGCGCGAGGTCAGGGCTCCCGACTACGTCGAGTACGACCACCTCGGCCTCATGCAACTCCCGGACGCCGAGGGTACGTTCCTCACCTTCGGGTTCCAGCCGACCACCGCCAAGGTCCGCTTCGAACCCGAGCCCGCGACCATCGTCAACGTGATCCGGCCGGGCAAGCCTCCCGTGACCAGGGTCGGCTACCGCCAGCATCTGCGCCTGTACGACGTGCGCGTCAACGGGGTGCCCCTCGACGTAGGGCCCCGCTGCCGCACTTCACGCCCCGTCGACACGGTCCTCACCGGCAACTACCCGGTGAGCGAGGGCGGACTGCTCCAGGGCGAACTCGACATTCCGGCGCTCGCGGGCTGCGGCGCCCGCGGCGAGGACTTCGACGTGCTGCTCTCCGGCGCGGTCTCCGGACCCGGTAACGCGCTCAGGATCCGCCAAGGGCGCGTCTGCGGCGCAGGCTCTCCCTGCAACGTCCCGGAGCTGCCCGCCCTTTGA